Proteins found in one Oryza glaberrima chromosome 4, OglaRS2, whole genome shotgun sequence genomic segment:
- the LOC127771981 gene encoding probable inorganic phosphate transporter 1-4 — MAGELKVLNALDSAKTQWYHFTAIVIAGMGFFTDAYDLFSISLVTKLLGRIYYFNPASKSPGSLPPNVSAAVNGVAFCGTLAGQLFFGWLGDKMGRKKVYGMTLMLMVICCLASGLSFGSSAKGVMATLCFFRFWLGFGIGGDYPLSATIMSEYANKRTRGAFIAAVFAMQGFGNLTGGIVAIIVSAAFKSRFDAPAYRDDRTGSTVPQADYAWRIVLMFGAIPALLTYYWRMKMPETARYTALVAKNAKQAAADMTQVLNVEIVEEQEKADEVARREQFGLFSRQFLRRHGRHLLGTTVCWFVLDIAFYSSNLFQKDIYTAVQWLPKADTMSALEEMFKISRAQTLVALCGTIPGYWFTVFFIDIIGRFVIQLGGFFFMTAFMLGLAVPYHHWTTPGNHIGFVVMYAFTFFFANFGPNSTTFIVPAEIFPARLRSTCHGISAAAGKAGAIVGSFGFLYAAQSTDASKTDAGYPPGIGVRNSLFFLAGCNVIGFFFTFLVPESKGKSLEELSGENEDDDDVPEAPATADHRTAPAPPA; from the coding sequence atggccggcgagcTCAAGGTGCTGAACGCGCTCGACTCGGCGAAGACGCAGTGGTACCATTTCACGGCGATCGTGATCGCCGGCATGGGGTTCTTCACCGACGCCTACGACCTCTTCTCCATCTCCCTCGTCACCAAGCTGCTCGGCCGCATCTACTACTTCAACCCGGCGTCCAAGAGCCCCGGCTCCCTCCCGCCCaacgtctccgccgccgtcaaTGGCGTCGCCTTCTGCGGCACCCTCGCCGGCCAGCTCTTCTTCGGCTGGCTCGGCGACAAGATGGGGCGCAAGAAGGTGTACGGCATGACGCTCATGCTCATGGTCATCTGCTGCCTCGCCTCCGGCCTCTCGTTCGGGTCGTCGGCGAAAGGCGTCATGGCCACGCTCTGCTTCTTCCGCTTCTGGCTCGGCTTCGGCATCGGTGGCGACTACCCGCTCTCGGCGACCATCATGTCGGAGTACGCTAATAAGCGCACCCGTGGCGCGTtcatcgccgccgtgttcgCCATGCAGGGCTTCGGCAACCTCACCGGCGGCATCGTGGCCATCATCGTGTCCGCCGCATTCAAGTCGCGGTTCGACGCGCCGGCGTACAGGGACGACCGGACCGGCTCCACCGTGCCGCAGGCCGACTACGCGTGGCGCATCGTGCTCATGTTCGGCGCCATCCCGGCGCTCCTCACCTACTACTGGCGGATGAAGATGCCGGAGACGGCGCGCTACACCGCGCTGGTCGCCAAGAACGCGAAGCAGGCCGCCGCGGACATGACGCAGGTGCTCAACGTCGAGATCGTGGAGGAGCAGGAGAAGGCTGACGAGGTCGCGCGGCGCGAGCAGTTCGGGCTCTTCTCCCGCCAGTTCTTGAGACGCCATGGGCGCCACCTGCTGGGCACGACGGTGTGCTGGTTCGTGCTGGACATCGCCTTCTACTCGTCGAACCTGTTCCAGAAGGACATCTACACGGCGGTGCAGTGGCTGCCCAAGGCGGACACCATGAGCGCCCTGGAGGAGATGTTCAAGATCTCCCGGGCACAGACGCTCGTGGCGCTGTGCGGCACCATCCCGGGCTACTGGTTCACCGTCTTCTTCATCGACATCATCGGCCGCTTCGTCATCCAGCTCGGCGGCTTCTTCTTCATGACGGCGTTCATGCTCGGCCTCGCCGTGCCGTACCACCACTGGACGACGCCGGGGAACCACATCGGCTTCGTGGTCATGTACGCCTTCACCTTCTTCTTCGCCAACTTCGGGCCCAACTCCACGACCTTCATCGTGCCGGCGGAGATATTCCCGGCGAGGCTGCGTTCCACCTGCCACGgcatctcggcggcggcggggaaggccGGCGCCATCGTCGGGTCGTTCGGGTTCCTGTACGCGGCGCAGAGCACGGACGCGAGCAAGACGGACGCCGGCTACCCGCCGGGCATCGGCGTGCGCAACTcgctcttcttcctcgccggaTGCAACGTCATCGGGTTCTTCTTCACGTTCCTGGTGCCGGAGTCGAAGGGGAAGTCGCTGGAGGAGCTCTCCGGCGAGAACGAGGACGATGACGATGTGCCGGAAGCGCCCGCGACGGCCGATCACCGgactgcgccggcgccgccagctTGA